One Cedecea neteri DNA segment encodes these proteins:
- the yejM gene encoding LPS biosynthesis-modulating metalloenzyme YejM codes for MVTNRQRYREKVSQMVSWGHWFALFNILLAMLLGSRYLFIADWPTTLTGRIYSYVSVVGHFSFLVFAAYLLLIFPLTFIVMSQRLLRFISAALATAGMTLLLIDSEVFTRFHLHLNPTVWELVINPDQGEMARDWQLMFISVPVILLIEMLFATWSWQKLRSLGRRRQYARPLVILFFISFFSSHLMYIWADANFYRPITMQRANLPLSYPMTARRFLEKHGLLDAQEYQRRLVEQGSPEALSVQYPLSNLQFRDMGIGNNVLLITVDGLNAGTVSKDMPALKAFAHDNIRFTQHMSSGNNTDSGIFGLFYGISPAYMDGVLSNRTPAALITGLNQQGYQLGLFASDGFNSAMYRQALLSDFSLRPAKNQTDSQTASQWISWLNQYASEDNRWFSWVAFNGTSIDDNGNQQGFEQRYSRAAGNVDEQIKRVLDALEAAGKLQNTVVIITAGHGIPLGNQRDSFAWSRARIQVPLVIHWPGTPAQTITKLTDHQDVMTTLMQRLLHVKTAANEYSQGEDLFAATRRNNWVIGADNQTLAVTTPEMTLVLNNNGNYRMYDLQGKRINETKPQLDLLLQVLTDEKRFIAN; via the coding sequence ATGGTGACTAACCGTCAGCGCTACCGCGAAAAAGTTTCCCAGATGGTCAGTTGGGGACACTGGTTCGCCCTGTTTAATATCCTGCTGGCCATGCTGCTGGGTAGCCGCTATCTGTTTATCGCCGACTGGCCAACGACGCTAACGGGGCGAATTTATTCCTACGTGAGCGTCGTCGGGCACTTCAGTTTTTTGGTTTTTGCCGCCTATTTACTGCTTATCTTTCCGCTGACGTTTATTGTCATGTCGCAGCGCCTGCTGCGCTTTATCAGTGCGGCCTTAGCGACAGCGGGCATGACGTTACTGCTGATAGACAGCGAAGTTTTCACGCGCTTCCACCTCCACCTGAATCCCACCGTCTGGGAGCTGGTGATTAACCCCGATCAGGGGGAAATGGCCCGCGACTGGCAGCTAATGTTTATTAGCGTGCCGGTGATTCTGCTTATTGAGATGCTGTTTGCGACGTGGAGCTGGCAAAAACTGCGCAGCCTCGGGCGTCGTCGGCAATATGCGCGCCCTTTAGTGATACTGTTCTTTATCTCTTTCTTTAGTAGCCACCTGATGTATATCTGGGCGGATGCTAACTTCTATCGCCCTATTACTATGCAGCGGGCGAATTTGCCGCTCTCATACCCAATGACTGCGCGTCGCTTCCTTGAAAAACACGGCCTGCTGGATGCACAGGAATACCAGCGCAGGCTTGTTGAGCAAGGTAGCCCGGAGGCACTCTCGGTCCAGTATCCGCTGAGTAATTTGCAATTCCGCGATATGGGGATCGGCAACAATGTGCTGTTGATTACCGTTGACGGGCTGAATGCTGGCACCGTGAGCAAAGATATGCCGGCGCTGAAGGCATTTGCCCACGATAATATCCGCTTTACACAGCACATGAGCTCCGGGAATAACACCGACAGCGGCATCTTCGGTCTGTTCTACGGTATTTCCCCGGCTTATATGGACGGCGTGCTGTCAAACCGCACCCCTGCCGCACTGATTACGGGTTTAAATCAGCAGGGCTACCAGCTTGGCCTGTTTGCATCCGACGGCTTTAACTCGGCGATGTACCGCCAGGCCCTGCTGTCTGATTTCTCGCTGCGCCCGGCCAAAAACCAGACCGACAGCCAGACGGCGTCACAGTGGATTAGCTGGCTTAACCAGTATGCTTCCGAGGACAATCGCTGGTTCTCCTGGGTCGCCTTTAACGGCACCAGTATTGACGACAACGGTAACCAACAGGGCTTCGAGCAACGCTATTCCCGCGCAGCCGGTAACGTTGATGAACAAATCAAACGCGTCCTTGATGCGCTGGAAGCGGCAGGTAAACTGCAAAACACCGTGGTGATTATCACCGCAGGGCACGGTATTCCGCTCGGCAATCAGCGAGACTCTTTTGCCTGGTCGCGCGCGCGGATTCAGGTTCCGCTCGTGATTCACTGGCCAGGTACACCGGCGCAGACCATCACCAAACTCACCGATCATCAGGATGTGATGACCACCCTGATGCAGCGCCTGCTGCACGTTAAAACGGCGGCCAATGAGTATTCCCAGGGTGAAGATTTATTCGCCGCAACGCGTCGTAATAATTGGGTGATTGGTGCAGACAATCAAACCCTGGCCGTGACAACGCCTGAGATGACGCTGGTGCTCAATAACAACGGCAACTATCGGATGTACGATCTGCAGGGTAAACGGATCAATGAGACCAAGCCGCAGCTTGATTTGCTGCTGCAGGTGCTGACCGACGAGAAGCGCTTTATCGCCAACTAA
- a CDS encoding DOPA 4,5-dioxygenase family protein, whose product MVEKIPAGTSLMPAVEKDIQAIRTIQSYHAHIYFETPEQRLIAEGIRAEIALRFSVLLGRWHDVPVGPHALPMYQVAFMPEEFARFAPWLMLNRCGLTVLLHPNTGQPRADHTDHAVWMGQKLEIRHLQRLPESEGPEPEYIPNTAPTIAP is encoded by the coding sequence ATGGTTGAAAAAATCCCTGCGGGTACATCGCTAATGCCCGCCGTAGAGAAGGATATCCAGGCTATCAGGACGATACAAAGCTACCACGCCCACATCTATTTCGAGACGCCGGAGCAAAGGCTGATTGCGGAAGGGATCCGGGCAGAAATTGCGCTGCGTTTTTCAGTGCTGCTGGGGCGCTGGCACGATGTGCCCGTTGGCCCTCACGCGCTGCCGATGTACCAGGTCGCTTTTATGCCGGAAGAGTTTGCGCGATTTGCGCCGTGGCTGATGCTGAACCGCTGCGGGTTAACCGTGCTGCTGCATCCCAACACCGGGCAGCCCAGGGCCGATCATACCGATCATGCCGTCTGGATGGGGCAAAAGCTGGAGATTCGGCATTTACAGCGACTGCCTGAAAGCGAGGGCCCGGAGCCGGAGTACATCCCGAATACTGCCCCTACGATTGCGCCGTAA
- a CDS encoding DEAD/DEAH box helicase produces the protein MSFTLRPYQQEAVDATLSYFRKHPEPAVIVLPTGAGKSLVIAELARVARGRVLVLAHVKELVAQNHAKYVSLGLEADIFAAGLQRKESQGKVVFGSVQSVARNLEHFHGEFSLLIVDECHRIGDSDESQYQQILAHLRGNNPNLRLLGLTATPFRLGKGWIYQFHYHGMVRGDEKALFRDCIYELPLRYMIKHGYLTPPERLDMPVVQYDFSRLQAQSNGLFSEADLNRELKQQKRITPHIISQIVEFAADRRGVMIFAATVEHAKEITALLPASDAALITADTPGPARDTLIDAFKNQQFRFLVNVAVLTTGFDAPHVDLIAILRPTESVSLYQQIVGRGLRLSPGKKDCLILDYAGNPHDLFTPEVGHAKGKSDNVPVQVFCPSCGFANTFWGKTTADGKVIEHFGRRCQGWFEDDDGLREQCDYRFRFKNCPNCNAENDIAARRCHQCDHILVDPDDMLKAALKLKDALVLRCSGMTLQAGGDAKGDWLKITYYDEDGADVSERFRLQTPAQRMAFEQLFIRPHSRAPGVPLRWITVADVVAQQPLLRHPDFVVARKNGQFWNVREKVFDYQGRFRRANELRG, from the coding sequence ATGTCCTTTACTCTTCGTCCTTACCAGCAAGAAGCGGTGGATGCCACCCTCAGCTACTTCCGCAAGCACCCTGAACCTGCCGTCATCGTGTTGCCCACCGGCGCGGGCAAAAGCCTGGTGATTGCCGAGCTGGCAAGAGTGGCTCGCGGGCGCGTGCTGGTGCTGGCCCATGTGAAAGAGCTTGTGGCGCAAAACCACGCGAAGTATGTCTCTCTCGGGCTGGAGGCGGATATTTTCGCCGCTGGCCTGCAGCGTAAGGAAAGTCAGGGCAAAGTAGTGTTCGGCAGCGTTCAATCCGTTGCCCGCAACCTCGAGCATTTCCACGGTGAGTTTTCCCTGCTGATTGTCGATGAGTGCCACCGAATCGGCGACAGCGACGAAAGTCAGTATCAGCAAATTCTGGCGCACCTGCGCGGCAACAATCCTAACCTGCGGCTATTGGGGCTGACCGCCACCCCCTTCCGCCTCGGCAAAGGCTGGATTTATCAGTTTCATTACCACGGCATGGTTCGCGGTGATGAAAAAGCGCTGTTTCGCGACTGCATTTACGAGCTGCCGCTGCGCTATATGATTAAGCATGGTTACCTGACGCCGCCTGAACGGCTGGATATGCCGGTGGTGCAGTACGATTTTAGCCGCCTGCAGGCGCAGTCCAATGGGCTGTTCAGCGAGGCGGATCTAAACCGCGAGCTGAAACAACAAAAACGCATCACACCGCATATCATCAGCCAGATCGTTGAATTTGCCGCAGACCGGCGCGGCGTGATGATCTTTGCCGCTACGGTAGAGCACGCGAAAGAGATAACCGCCCTCCTGCCCGCCAGCGACGCGGCACTGATTACCGCCGACACGCCAGGCCCGGCGCGCGACACGCTCATCGACGCATTTAAAAATCAGCAGTTCCGCTTTTTGGTGAACGTGGCGGTATTGACCACCGGCTTTGACGCACCGCACGTTGATCTGATAGCCATTCTGCGTCCTACCGAGTCCGTAAGCCTTTACCAACAAATTGTTGGTCGCGGCCTGCGCCTCTCTCCGGGGAAAAAAGACTGTTTGATTCTCGACTATGCCGGAAACCCACATGACTTATTCACACCGGAAGTGGGCCACGCTAAAGGGAAGAGCGACAACGTGCCGGTGCAGGTCTTTTGCCCTTCCTGCGGGTTTGCCAATACCTTTTGGGGGAAAACCACCGCAGACGGCAAGGTGATTGAACACTTTGGCCGCCGCTGCCAGGGCTGGTTTGAAGACGATGACGGCCTGCGCGAGCAGTGCGATTACCGCTTCCGTTTTAAAAACTGCCCAAACTGCAATGCTGAAAATGATATCGCCGCCCGGCGCTGCCATCAGTGTGACCACATCCTGGTCGACCCGGACGATATGCTTAAAGCGGCGCTGAAGCTGAAAGATGCCCTGGTACTGCGCTGTAGCGGCATGACGCTTCAGGCCGGCGGAGATGCTAAGGGCGATTGGCTTAAAATCACCTATTACGACGAAGATGGCGCAGACGTTAGCGAGCGCTTCCGCCTCCAGACGCCAGCCCAGCGCATGGCGTTCGAACAGCTGTTTATCCGCCCGCACTCACGCGCGCCCGGCGTGCCATTACGCTGGATCACTGTCGCAGATGTTGTGGCTCAGCAGCCGCTGCTACGCCATCCAGATTTTGTGGTAGCCCGTAAAAATGGCCAGTTCTGGAACGTACGTGAAAAGGTTTTTGACTACCAGGGGCGCTTCCGGCGGGCCAACGAATTACGCGGCTAA
- a CDS encoding YejL family protein: MPQTSRYSDEQVEAMLTELAAVLEKHHAPTDLSLMVLGNMVTNLINTDVASAQRRPLARSFAEALQASVSEDKAH; encoded by the coding sequence ATGCCACAAACATCCCGCTACAGTGACGAACAAGTTGAAGCGATGCTGACCGAACTGGCAGCCGTGCTGGAAAAACACCACGCGCCTACCGATCTTTCCCTGATGGTATTGGGAAATATGGTCACCAATCTGATAAACACCGACGTGGCGTCCGCTCAGCGTCGTCCTTTGGCTCGCTCCTTTGCTGAGGCGCTTCAAGCTTCGGTGAGCGAAGATAAAGCCCACTAA
- the yejK gene encoding nucleoid-associated protein YejK, translated as MSLDINQIALHQLIKRDEQTLDVVLRDSLLATDGAVEEMMAELHRVYSAKNKAYGLFSEESELAEALRLQRNGDEDFLAFTRAATGRLRDELAKYPFADGGIVLFCHYRYLAVEYLLVAVLNNLSSMRVNEELDISATHYLDINHADIVARIDLTEWETNPESTRYLTFLKGRVGRKVADFFMDFLGASEGLNAKAQNKGLLQALDDFTNEAQLDKNERQAARQQVYAYCNEQLQAGEEIELSSLADELPWAVDDKNFQQFTAEKGYELEESFPADRGTLRQLTKYAGSGGGLTINFDAMLLGERIFWDPTTDTLTIKGTPPNLRDQLQRRTSGK; from the coding sequence ATGAGTCTGGATATCAACCAGATTGCCCTGCATCAATTGATTAAGCGCGATGAGCAGACGCTGGACGTCGTGCTGCGCGACTCGCTGCTGGCAACTGACGGTGCCGTCGAAGAGATGATGGCGGAGCTGCATCGCGTATATAGCGCTAAAAATAAAGCTTACGGCCTTTTCAGCGAAGAGAGCGAACTGGCTGAAGCGCTGCGCCTGCAGCGTAATGGCGATGAAGATTTTCTTGCCTTCACCCGCGCGGCAACCGGTCGTCTTCGCGATGAACTGGCAAAATACCCGTTTGCCGACGGCGGTATCGTGCTGTTCTGCCATTATCGTTACCTGGCGGTAGAATATCTGCTGGTGGCGGTGTTGAACAATCTGAGCAGCATGCGCGTTAACGAAGAGCTGGATATCAGCGCGACCCACTATCTCGACATCAACCATGCGGATATCGTGGCGCGTATTGATTTGACCGAATGGGAAACCAATCCGGAATCTACCCGCTACCTGACCTTCCTGAAGGGCAGAGTGGGGCGCAAAGTGGCTGATTTCTTTATGGACTTCCTGGGCGCCAGCGAAGGGCTGAACGCCAAAGCGCAGAACAAAGGTCTGCTGCAGGCGCTGGACGACTTCACGAACGAAGCTCAGCTGGACAAAAACGAACGCCAGGCCGCGCGCCAGCAGGTTTACGCTTACTGCAACGAGCAACTTCAGGCGGGAGAAGAGATCGAACTCTCTTCGCTGGCCGATGAACTGCCGTGGGCGGTTGACGACAAGAACTTCCAGCAGTTTACCGCTGAGAAGGGCTATGAGCTGGAAGAGAGCTTCCCGGCGGATCGCGGGACGCTGCGGCAGTTGACCAAATACGCCGGTAGCGGCGGCGGGCTGACGATTAACTTCGATGCCATGCTGCTGGGGGAGCGTATTTTCTGGGACCCGACAACCGATACTTTAACCATTAAAGGGACGCCGCCGAATCTGCGCGATCAGCTTCAGCGCCGTACCTCAGGTAAATAA
- the rplY gene encoding 50S ribosomal protein L25 — translation MFTINAVERKEHGKGASRRLRAANKFPAIVYGGAEAPVSIELDHDSVMNQQAKPGFYEEVLTLSIDGKEVKVKVQAVQRHPFKPKLTHIDFVRA, via the coding sequence ATGTTTACTATCAATGCAGTAGAACGTAAAGAGCATGGCAAGGGTGCGAGCCGCCGCCTGCGTGCAGCAAACAAATTCCCAGCTATCGTTTATGGTGGCGCGGAAGCTCCTGTATCCATCGAACTGGATCACGACTCCGTAATGAACCAGCAGGCTAAACCTGGTTTCTACGAAGAAGTTCTGACCCTGTCTATCGACGGTAAAGAAGTAAAAGTGAAAGTTCAGGCTGTGCAGCGTCACCCGTTCAAGCCAAAACTGACTCACATCGACTTCGTTCGCGCTTAA